Proteins encoded in a region of the Clostridium sp. 'White wine YQ' genome:
- the cysS gene encoding cysteine--tRNA ligase: MRLYNTLTRKKEEFIPITPGEVKMYVCGPTVYNFFHIGNGRTFIVFDTIRRYLEYRGYNVKFVQNFTDIDDKLITKANDEETTLKEIGDRYIAEYYKDADGLNIKRATVNPRATEYVNQIISFVEELIEKGYAYEVDGDVYFKTKNFESYGKLSGQSLEDLQAGARISVDERKQDPMDFAIWKALKPGEPGWDCPWGKGRPGWHIECSCMAKNILGDTIDIHAGGSDLVFPHHENEIAQSEALTGKPFANYWMHAAFLNVNNQKMSKSLNNFLTARDALEKYDADVIRFLMLSGHYRIQLNFSDDLLDSAKASVERLYNAISNLESLLDEVRREEISEDEKKYLESLDSYRQRYIEKMDDDFNTADAISVLFDLARDINSNVTVESSKGLVNGALSIIRELGNPLGILQKSTKVSLEEEVEKLIEERQNARKNRDFALADKIRDDLKARGIILEDTPQGVRWKKI; the protein is encoded by the coding sequence ATGAGGCTATATAATACATTAACGAGAAAGAAGGAAGAGTTTATACCTATAACTCCAGGAGAGGTAAAGATGTATGTGTGTGGGCCAACGGTATATAACTTCTTTCATATAGGAAACGGAAGAACTTTTATAGTATTTGATACTATTAGAAGATATCTTGAATATAGAGGGTATAATGTTAAGTTTGTACAAAACTTTACTGATATTGACGATAAATTAATTACTAAAGCAAATGATGAAGAAACAACATTAAAAGAAATTGGAGATAGATATATTGCTGAGTATTATAAAGATGCAGATGGATTAAATATAAAAAGAGCTACAGTTAATCCTAGAGCTACAGAATATGTTAACCAAATAATTTCATTTGTTGAAGAGTTAATTGAAAAAGGATATGCATATGAAGTTGATGGAGACGTATATTTTAAAACAAAGAATTTTGAGAGTTATGGAAAACTTTCAGGACAAAGTTTAGAAGACTTACAGGCAGGCGCTAGAATATCAGTAGATGAAAGAAAGCAAGATCCAATGGATTTTGCAATATGGAAAGCATTAAAACCAGGTGAACCAGGTTGGGATTGCCCATGGGGTAAAGGAAGACCAGGCTGGCATATTGAGTGCTCATGCATGGCGAAAAATATTTTAGGTGATACTATAGATATACATGCAGGTGGTTCAGATTTAGTATTCCCTCATCACGAAAATGAAATAGCGCAAAGTGAAGCACTAACAGGTAAGCCATTTGCAAATTACTGGATGCATGCAGCGTTCCTTAATGTTAATAATCAAAAAATGTCTAAGTCTTTAAATAATTTTCTTACTGCAAGAGATGCGCTTGAAAAATATGACGCAGATGTAATAAGATTTTTAATGCTATCAGGGCATTATAGAATTCAGCTTAATTTCTCTGATGATCTTTTGGATTCGGCAAAGGCATCAGTAGAAAGACTATACAATGCTATATCGAATTTAGAAAGCTTATTAGATGAAGTAAGAAGAGAAGAAATTAGTGAAGATGAAAAGAAATACTTAGAGTCTCTAGATTCATATAGACAAAGATATATTGAAAAAATGGATGACGATTTTAATACAGCCGATGCTATTTCTGTACTTTTTGATTTAGCAAGAGATATTAATTCAAATGTTACAGTAGAATCTTCAAAAGGATTAGTAAATGGTGCATTAAGCATAATTAGAGAATTAGGAAATCCATTAGGAATACTACAAAAGTCAACTAAAGTTAGCTTGGAAGAAGAAGTAGAAAAGCTAATAGAAGAGAGACAAAATGCAAGAAAGAATAGAGATTTTGCATTGGCTGATAAAATCAGAGATGATTTGAAGGCTAGAGGCATAATTTTGGAAGACACCCCTCAAGGTGTAAGGTGGAAGAAGATATAA